ACGTTAGAAACACCTATTGATTCAGAAACTCTCTTTTGTGAGAGATTATTTCTATCCCGTAAATGTTTAATTCTTTTACCTATAATATTCAAGGAAGATCTTCCTTCCATCAGTATTCATGAATACCATTATTTTAACATTATTACCTAATTGGTAAAAACATATTTCCGAATTGGTAATTTATATCTTTACATTTCCAAAATGGTAATGTAAGATGTGATTATAGTTACCAAATTGGTAATGAGGAGGTGGAAATGATGTTTGAACAAAAAGTAGACTTAAAAAAAATAAAAGCCGCTAGAAAAAGTAATGACATTTCTCTTGAACGAATGGCTGAAATACTTGGCTACAACAGTCCTAATGGATACTTTTATTTAGAATCAGGAAAAAGTAAATTTACTGCAGAAAAACTAGCAAAGGTAAG
This window of the Halobacillus sp. Marseille-Q1614 genome carries:
- a CDS encoding helix-turn-helix domain-containing protein codes for the protein MFEQKVDLKKIKAARKSNDISLERMAEILGYNSPNGYFYLESGKSKFTAEKLAKVSEFLGIPIDQLFIKYKVSDLETCDSEEVI